DNA from Corynebacterium aurimucosum ATCC 700975:
CCACGTGAATCTCGATAGCGCGGCGGAAGAAGCGCCGGCTATTCGACAAACGCACGAGGAGTTGGGCGGGGTGCTCCGGCAGGGAATGGGATGAGCTTGCAAACTCAGTGATGTGCAGCGAGTGATCCCCGCTGAGTAAGCCCCAGCGTTGTGCTGGAGGGACATTCTGGGGGACGCAGAGACCTGGTTCGGGGAGCAGCACCTCGAACGAAGGGATTCCGTCTGTCTCCGCATCTTCACGGAGAAGGATTTCTGCGGTAGCTTGCGGAGTTAATCCAGCGCCAATGATCGGATCCAGCTCTGCGTAGTCGGCGGATTGGGAGGCGGGAATGATACCGACGATGTCCTCTTCATATCGGACACGGAAGCCGGATTTTGAGTGCCCGCACAGAGTGACAGGGAGAAGGTTGTCCTCTGCTGAAGACAGTAGCTGCAAAAACACCTCTGGGTTGACAGTGCCAACCGTAAGGCGGCGGGGCTCACCAAAACCACAGTGGGGGACAACGTAGTTAGTGACCGTCATATTTTTCGCCTTCACTGCTCAAACCGCGACACATGCGCGCGGTGGTCAACCGAGCGTAGGAGGGAATACCATAGTGCAAACTAAAATCCTCTAAGGCACACGGGGGTTAGAATTCATTGCGTTAGTGTCGTGTCCATACATTATATAACCTGCCATGCTGGCCTACAACAGCGCATTCTCATCACGGAGTTGCAGGCTAGCGGCGTTGGCAGAAATACTCCGCTCCAGGATGTCTATCCAAAGTCGCTTGCGGAGGGGAACAAGGTAGCCGAAGGGCTGAGCTTCTTCTGCTTGCTTGGTGGCGGATTTAGTCAGCGCGGTTGACAGCAGACGTAATCGCGTTGATGGACGCGCGCGTTGTGGAGCCGGCGATGCCGGCACCCCAAACCTGGGCGCCGTTGACTTCGGCGGCAATGTAGCAGGCTGCCTCCGCATCGTCACCGGAGGTGCGGGACTGCTGGGAGTAGTCGATGACCTCAAAATCAATTCCGACATCCTCCAAGGCATTAGCGTATGCGGCGATAGGGCCGTTGCCGATGCCTGAGACGATGCGCTTTTCACCGTTGAAGGCGATGGTCGCGGTTACCTTAGCGTCCTCATCCTCCGTGGTGGAGTTGTCCACCTGGAAGGAGACCAGCTCCAGCGGGGAAGTGCGCTCAAGGAATTCGTTGGCAAAGATGTCCCACATGTTCTTGGAGTTGACCTCGCCGCCCTCGGCATCGGTCACCGCTTGGACCACGGAGGAGAACTCCGCCTGCATGGCGCGCGGCATGTTGATGCCGTGATCGGTCTTCATGATGTAGGCCACGCCGCCCTTGCCGGACTGCGAGTTGACGCGAATGACCGCCTGGTAATCGCGGCCGACATCCTTCGGGTCGATGGGTAGGTAGGGGACTTCCCAGGTGGTTTCCTGCAGCTCTTCCCAAGAAACCTCGGTGTTGTTCGCGCCTGGGCGTACCTCCTGCGCCAGGGCGTCCAGGCCCTTGTTGATGGCGTCCTGGTGCGAGCCGGAGAAGGCCGTAAACACCAGTTCGCCGCCGTAGGGGTGGCGCTCCGGCACGCGCAGCTGGTTGCAGTATTCCACGGTCTCGCGGATCTTCGGCAGATCGGAGAAGTCGATCTGCGGATCCACTCCCTGGGTCAGCATGTTCAGTCCCAGGGTGACGATGTCCACGTTGCCGGTGCGCTCACCGTTGCCGAACAGACAGCCCTCGATGCGGTCTGCACCGGCCATGTAGCCCAGCTCAGCGGCGGCGATACCTTCGCCGCGGTCATTGTGTGGGTGCAGGGACATGATAATGGAATCACGCCGAGCAAAGTTGCGGTGCATCCACTCGATCTGGTCGGCGTAGACATTCGGGCTGATCATCTCGACGGTGGAGGGCAGGTTGATGATCATGGGGTTTTCTGGAGTTGCCTCCATGATGTCGACAACGGCATCGCAGACCTCAACAGCAAAGTCCAGCTCAGTTCCTGTGAAGGATTCCGGCGAGTATTCCCAGCGCCAGTTGGTGTCCGGGTAATCCTTGGCAATGCTCTTGATGAGCTCCGCGGCGTCCGTTGCCAGCTTTTTAATGGCTGGGCGGTCCTTGCGGAAGACCACACGGCGTTGCAGCTTCGAGGTGGAATTGTAGAAGTGCACAATGACGTTCTTTGCTCCCTGGCACGCCTCGAAAGTGCGGCGGATCAGGTGCTCGCGAGCCTGTACCAGGACCTGAATGGTGACGTCTTCGGGAATCTTGTTGCCCTCGATAATTTCGCGAACGAAGTCGAAGTCCGTCTGAGAGGCGGAAGGGAAGCCCACCTCGATTTCCTTGTAGCCCATCTTGACCAGCAGGTCGAACATGCGGTGCTTGCGCTCGGGGCTCATCGGATCAATGAGGGCCTGGTTGCCGTCGCGCAGGTCCACCACGCACCACTGCGGGGCCACGGTGATTTTCTTATCCGGCCACGTACGGTCAGGCAGGCTAACCGGCTCGACCTCTTCGGCGAAGCTCTGGTAGCGGTGAACTGGCATCGAGGAACCGCGCTGTTTGTTCCAGGCAGGTTGGTTGTCATTGCGCGGGCCGGCTGGGGTGGTGATTTCGCGGGGAGCGGAGATGAAAGAATCGTTCGGGGACATGGTGTTTGTTCTCTTCCTTATCGAAGGCCTGAGGCCTGAAGCGTTTGTTTCGCCGCGTTGCTGTGATGAGCAACTACGGGGCGAATTGACGGGAACGGCCAGCTGTGGTGTGTGTTGGCATCACCACGCTCCGCGACGGGGCGCTGGCCGTAAAGCTACAAACCTAAATCCCGCCGCGGCTACTAAGGAGAAGAGTGTGCCGCAAAGTCATGTGAGCCACAATACAACGCTTCTCATTGTGTGGCAACTGATTTCACATATTGGGACGTGGTGGGGTGTGGATAGGATGATTGGCGTGCATGAAGAGAATTCCACGAAGACGACGCCGGAGCCTGGGGCGGATACCGAGGTAGAAGGTGCCTCATCAGCCCCTTCCTCCCCCGCAGGTGCACAGGGGAGGCTAGCGCTCCTACCAGTTGCCGTGCTGGTCGCGGTTGTCGGCACCGCAGTGCGTATCACTGTTCTCAGCGTCATTGCCGGGGTTAATGAACAGGAAATGTGGGGTCGGCTCACAGCCTGGGATTCCAAGTACTACCTGGAAATCGCGCGCGCGGGGTATTTCGACGCCGACATCAACACGGATGGGCCGGTCCATGAAATCACTATGGCTTTCTTTCCGGGCTTTCCCTTGCTGTTGCGGGTGCTGGGCTGGACTGGAATCAGTCTGGAGATAGCCGCGCTCATTGTTAACACCCTGCTTACTGCAGTCATGGCCGCCGGAGTCATGGTTTTGGCGCGGCGCGTGGGTGCGCAGCGTCGTGGGCAATGTGCGGCGGCCCTCGTGGTGAGCAGCGCACCGATGTCTATCGTATTTTCGATGCCCTATACCGAGGCCCTCTTCGGGGCGCTGGTGGTGTGGGGGCTTATAGCCTTAGATGATCGCGCCTGGTGGCGTGCAGCGGCATTCGGCTTCGCCTTATCCTTTGTTCGGTTGACCTCCGTCGACTTCCTCGCCGTCTTTGCTCTGTGGGCGCTCATTTATGGGCGGCGCTCCTGGCAGGCGTGGCTTGGCCTCGTCGTCGCAGCGCTCCCGCTACCGGCATATCTACTGTGGACGCAGCGCTATTTGGCAGATGCTGGTGGCTACTTCGGGATTCAAACTGAGCATTGGAATTCCACCTTTGACGGCGGTGCGGCAACCGTGCAGTTCGTGTGGGAAACCCTGACTGAGAACAACGACGTGGGCTACCTGCTCACCACCCTGGTGATCGTGGGCGTTCCTGTGCTGCTGCTGGCAGCATGGGGGAGGGTTACCCCGGTGGCCTGGTGGTTTAGCGCTGCGCTCTGCGCGAATGTGCTGCTTTCCGACGGCATCATGCACTCGCGCCCGCGTCTCCTCCTGCCCGCCATTATCTTGATCCTGCCGTGGGTTGTGCGCGCGGCTAGTGCCCTGCGGCCGCGCGTGCTGTGGGCCGCGTGCGGCGCGTGGGTTCTGTGGTCCGCGTGGTTTTCCGCGTACATGCTGGTGGTCTTTGAGTGGGCGATCTAACGCGGGCTTTGCTCTGCGCGCTGAGTGCTTCCCGGGTTGACTGGAATGCGTGACAAGACAATCGTGGCGACGATCATGATGATGAGTGAAGCGCCCATCACGCACCACCCCGCAACGCTGCTGACCTGAAATTTTTCACCGAGCACCCAGTAGCCCAAGCCGAAAGCCACGATGGGCTCCATGATGGTCATGGCGGGAAGGGAGTGCGCCAAGGCACCGGCGTGGAAGGAGTATTGCTGGATGACAGTGCCGGCGGCCGCCAGCCCGATGAGCACATATAGCTCCCAGCTAGCCAGCAAGGCCGCAATGCCTTGGTGGGAGAGGACATCAACCACCGCCTTGGCCACGAGCGCCACGTAGCCGTACAGAATGCCGCACGCGCTGCCGAGTGCCAGTGCGGACTCTTCCGGGCGGTTATAGGCTGCCACGAAGAGCGCGGTGAGTGTGAGGGCGCCAAGGGCGAAGGCGGGCCACCACTGGGACCAGGTGGGCGTCGTCAAGCCTGCGGTGGGGCGCCCGTAGACCACCATAACGCTCACCGCGATGGTCAGTGCCAGGCACCAGAAGATCTCTCGTGCCGGCATCGGCCGGCGGGAATACCAGGCGGCAAGCGGCAGCGTGAACATGAGGGATAGGACAAGGATGGGCTGCACGATGAGCAGGGTGCCGAAGTGGAGCGCGATGAGCTGCAAAGCATAAGCGACAACGGCGGCGCCGGTACCAATCCACCATAGGGGTGTGCGCATTGCGGTACGCATGACGCTGCGGGAGCTGGCGTCCAACACGATGCGGTGGCGTATGACAGTTCCCCAGGCCACGACTAGTGCCGAGGCCAGTGCAAACGCAACGGCGACCAGGTTTGAAAGCATCGTTTCTACCTTACCTGGAATTAATACCCAGTACGTGTTTCGATGGTAACCAAAGGGCGGTAGGCTAAAGGAGTTGGCTGCCGGTCTATAGGTATTGGGCGGTGAACAGATATTGGCCCTCACAAACAGGAAAGGTGGGACCATCAGTGGCCCTAGTCGTACAGAAATACGGGGGATCCTCCCTCGAAAGCGCAGAGCGCATTCGCGCGGTGGCGGAGCGCATTGTGGCGACGAAGAAACAGGGCAACGACGTGGTTGTCGTGTGCTCCGCCATGGGGGATACCACCGATGAGCTCCTAGACCTCGCCGCCCAGGTTAACCCCGTCCCGCCGCAGCGCGAGATGGACATGTTGCTGACCGCTGGCGAGCGCATCTCCAATGCGCTCGTTGCTATGGCGGTGGAGTCCTTGGGTGCGCAGGCTCAATCCTTCACCGGCTCCCAAGCCGGCGTGCTCACCACCGAGCGCCACGGAAACGCCCGCATTGTTGACGTCACCCCGGGCCGCCTTACCGAAGCACTGGAAGAAAGCAAGATCTGCATTGTCGCGGGTTTCCAGGGCGTCAATAAGGAATCGCGTGATGTCACCACCCTTGGCCGCGGCGGTTCAGATACCACCGCGGTGGCGCTGGCGGCAGCACTTAAGGCCGATGTGTGTGAGATTTACTCCGATGTCGACGGCGTCTACACCGCTGACCCTCGCATCGTCCATAACGCCAAGAAACTCGACCAACTTTCCTTTGAAGAGATGTTGGAACTGGCGGCCGTCGGCTCCAAGATTCTGGTCCTGCGCAGCGTCGAGTACGCTCGCGCGTTCAACGTTCCCCTTCGAGTTCGCTCGTCTTATTCAACCGACCCCGGCACGCTGATTGCCGGATCAATGGAGGATATCCCCGTGGAAGAAGCAGTACTTACCGGTATCGCCACCGACCGTTCCGAGGCCAAGGTCACCGTTTTGGGAATTCCGGACCGCCCCGGCGAGGCAGCCAAGGTCTTCCGCGCCATCGCGGACGCTGAGATTAACATTGACATGGTCCTGCAAAACGTGTCCTCCCTGGAATCCGGTACCACCGACATCACCTTCACTTGCCCGCGCTCCGATGGCCCGAAGGCAATGGAGATCCTGGCCAAGCTCAAGGAGGAGGGCCACTGGGCCAACGTGCTGTACGACGACCAGGTGGGCAAGGTCTCCCTCGTCGGCGCAGGCATGAAGTCCCACCCGGGTGTCACCGCCGACTTCACGGAAGCGTTGCGTGATGCTGGGGTCAACATGGAGCTCATCTCTACCTCTGAGATCCGCATTTCTGTGCTGACCCGCGAGGCCGATCTCGATAAGGCAGCCATTGCTTTGCACGAGAAGTTCCAGCTGGGTGGCGAGGAAGAGGCCACCGTTTATGCTGGTACCGGACGCTAAGAATTAAGGAGTTAAGGTCATGACCACTGTTGCAGTTGTAGGCGCCACCGGCCAGGTCGGCCGCGTGATGCGCACCCTCTTGGAGGAGCGCAACTTCCCGGCCGATACGGTTCGCTTCTTTGCCTCCGCGCGTTCGGCGGGCCAGGAGCTCACCTTCCGCGAGGAGAAGATTGTCGTGGAAGATTTGGCGGAGCAGACCGTCGAAAGCCTTGCTGGGATCGACGTCGCTGTGTTTTCCGCCGGCGGCGCTACCTCGAAGGAGTATGCCCCTCTCTTCGCCGAGGCCGGTGCCATCGTGGTGGATAACTCCTCCGCGTGGCGCAAGGACCCGGATGTGCCGCTCATCGTCTCGGAAGTGAACCCGCAGGAAAAGGGCAACACCCCGAAGGGCATTATCGCGAACCCGAACTGCACGACCATGGCGATCATGCCGGTCACGAAGGCGCTTCACGACGCCGCCGGTCTCACCACCATGCGCGTCGCCTCCTACCAGGCCGTTTCCGGTTCCGGCCTGGCAGGCGTGGAAACCCTGGTTAAGCAGGTAGCGTCCATCGGTGACCGCAGCGTGGAGCTCGTCCACGATGGCTCGGCGCTCGAGGTCTCCGAGGAGGATCTGGGCCCCTACGTCGCCCCGATTGCGTATAACGCGCTGCCGCTGGCTGGCAACCTCGTCGATGATGGCACGGAAGAGACTGACGAGGAGCAAAAGCTGCGCAATGAGTCCCGCAAGATCTTGGGCATCCCGGAACTGAAGGTCTCTGGCACCTGCGTGCGCATTCCGGTATTCACCGGCCACACCATGGTGGTGCACGCGGAGTTCGAGAAGCCGATTACCCCGGATCAGGCCCGCGAGGTGCTGTCCTCTGCGCCGGGCGTCAAGGTCGTCGATGTGCCGACCCCGCTGGCGGCAGCAGGCATCGACCTCTCCCTGGTCGGTCGCATCCGCCAAGACCAGACGGTCGAGGAGAACAAGGGTCTCATCTTCGTGGTCTCCGGCGATAACCTGCGCAAGGGCGCTGCGCTTAACACCATTCAGATTGCAGAGCTCCTGGTTTAAGAAACCCCCGTTAACTTAGCTCCACGCCCCAACACAGCACGTGCTGGGCGTGGAGCATTTCTATGATCTGCGAAATCCAGGAAACATTCAGATAACTGGACAACCTTAAAGCCAGCTTATAGAGTGCAAACAGGCGCGGAGCATGCTCCCGTAACTCTCGTTTGCTGTGACTTCTCCGTCTATCGACGGGAACGCAAGAAAGAAAGCCTCTTATGACTAAAAACCTACAGAGAAAGCGATATGGCTTTCTTAGGCGTCTTAGCGCCGCACTTTTAGTTCCACTGGTGTCCGGATCTCTCATCGCTGGCCCAGTTGTGGCGGGCGCCCAGGAGGGATCGGAGCTCGACGTTGATGTCGATGCAACCGTTTCAGACTCCCTTGACCTGGATGATGATTTCTCTGCGGATGATTCGCAGGTGGTTGAGCAGGACTCTGTTGATGCGGATGCAGGTGCCGTCGAGCAACTCGAAGTGGACCAGTCTGAGGCGAGCGAGCTTGACGCCGATGAGCTCGAATTCGGTGAACTCATGCAGCCTATGGCTGTGCGTGCGGGCCAGTCTTCTGACCTAAAGTGTGAGGCTGGAACCTTCTACGCCATCCACAAGTGGGGCGAGATTCTGGAATTTAACGTTGACAATGATAACTGGGAAACGCCGACCATTAAGAACCCGGGCTTTAATTTTAGGAACGATAGATTCAGAATAGGTTACAACAGAAATGGGGATCCGTATGTCTCATGGGATGAGCAAGGCAGACAGGTGGCGTGGAACGGTCTTGGAATTACCAGTGACGGTCAAACGGCCTATGCGTACAGGAGGCTGGACGGGGGTAATGACGGCCTTGACGGTAGCTTGATTATCGGCACTGCCGACAAAAATGGCTCCACGCTGGAGGCGAGCTACACGCTAGAAAAGCGCCTGTCTTTGGTGACCGGTGCGGTAGCTCCTGATGATACGTATTATTTTGGCGGCTATTTTGTCTACGGCCAAAACGGTGAAGGAAAGGCCCCAATCAAGGAAGGTAGAGGAGAAGTACTCGAGGCGGTAAAATATACTAACGAACTTCCTCCTAGTGTTAATGTTACTGAGCTATATAGCGACGATAAGGTGGGCGTCCTAGGTCGTTACTATAAGGATTCAAATAATGGCCGAAAGTACTACATTGGCGCCGATGGGGAATTAGCCTACCCTTTTTATAACAATGGTAAACGCTATAAGTACTATTCCCCGGAAGTACGGGCTAATGTCACGGCAACTCAAGGTTTCCGTCTCTACTCTTATGATGGGACTTCTGTAAAACATGTTGGTGACATTCCAATTTGGAACTCAACGGCTAAAGCGGCAGTGAATGGCGATATTGCCTTTGACCCTGCGGGAAACCTGTATATTCTCTATAACCCTTTGGGCAATTCCCAATACAAAATTGTGCCGGTGACCTCTGAAAACCTTGACGGGGCGAACGGCGGGCAGATTGACTCGCAATTCGCGAATACGCTGAACTTTCCTGCTGGAGCTATTGCCGGTCGGAATACCCAGACCAATGGCATTGCCTTCTTGGCGAATGGCGAACTTGTGGTAGAGATTACCTCAGCAAACGTATACAATCCCAAGGTTACTTATGTGATGGTTGACCCTACGACGGGTGAAACAAGCGGCGACACAAAGAGCTTTATACAAGGAAAGGCTAAGGTTCGTTTCGAGAACGGCGGTGAAGCCTACGGGCTGTTCGGCGGTCAAACCGACTTGGCTTCCTGTACAAACTTTTCTACCCTTGAGCTGCAGAAAAACCTTCCTCGGGGGCGCGCTGCAAAGGGCGACCAGTTCCAGCTAGAAATCTATGGAGATAATGGTACGCAGCAGAAGTGGGATCGTTTGACTTGGAACGTGACTGACGGTGACAAGGCTGGTGTTCAGTCACGCATCGCTGGTCCGATTGTTGCTCGACAAGGCAAGACTTTCCGTGTGAGTGAGGTGGCTACAGCTGATCTAGGATACGAGAACGCAAAGTTTGAGTATTACACGCTGGACAAAGATCATGCACCTAAGCTTGAGTGTGTTGACCAGGATGGGGACTCGTTGCCGCCCGACAATATTAATCCAGTTCCTGACTCCGAGACTCGAGGATCGAATGATGAGCGCGCCTGGGATGTAACGATTCCTGAGGGCGAAGCCAAGCAGATCTCCTGTACTATCACGAACGAGCCTTACCGTGGTGATCTGCGTTGGACCAAGGTGGCTAGGGAAACTGACTCAGAGACTGGGGAATCAAACACTATTTCCCTGGGTGGTTCCGTGTGGAGCCTTCTGGATGAAAACAAGGAAGTTATCCCTAGGTACCGCGGCATTAGCTACGATAACTTTGCTAACTGTGAGCTAACGGAAAAAGGCTGTGAAGCTGCTGGTGCTGACTCCGACAACGCAACTGGGAAATTCCGTGTGACCGCCCTAGAATACGGAACGTACTACCTGCGTGAGGACGTAGCTCCTAAGGGGTATGAGAAGCTTACCGAGCCGATCAAATTTACTTTCGACCGTGATGGTATTCATTACGACTCATTTGATGAGCTGAATCGATACAATAAGGACACTAATACTTTCAACTTGGGCCGAATCTTGAATGAGAAGCTTCAGGGTTCCGTGAAGTGGGACAAGGTTGACCCAGAGAAGGATAACCTCTTGCTTGGCGGCTCCCAATGGAAGCTTTACAAGAAGAATGGTAGCGAGTTAGAGCAACCTGGTGTTCTCATTGAGGACAACACGGGTCAAGATGGCTACAAGGGGCGAGATGCCAACAAACTTCCAGGCGCCTTTGAAGTCAAGGGACTCGATTTTGGTACTTGGGTGATTGAAGAAACCAAGGCCCCAGAGGGCTATAGGAATACTCAACCGACTTTCGAGTTCGAGGTAACGGAGGACAAACCTGAGGCGACCATCGGTGTTCAAGGCAGAGTAAATAACTACAAGGGCCGTATTGAATGGGAAAAGGTCGACGCTGCTGACGATAAAAACCGTTTGGCCGGCTCCGAGTGGAAGCTGACTTACAAGCCGTCCGATCCCAAGGGTAAAGCTGCTGAGGTGATCATCAAGGATTGTGTGGAGGCTCCCTGTGCCAAGGATGGGGACCTCGATCCAGCACCTGGTAAATTCTCAGTTAATGATCTGGGTGAAGGCGAGTACTCCCTTGAGGAGCACAAGGCGCCGGAAGGTTACCTTGCGGAAGAAAACCTCAAGTTCACCATTGTCGTAGATGCGAATCACTACAGTGTTACTAAAGATGGAGACGGCAAATCGCAGCCAATGCCGTACAAGGTAGAAAACAATGCTGTCCGCATCCCCGTTGGCAAGATTGCCAACACCAAGGATGAGGCCACGGTGACGTGGAATAAGGTCGATTCCGCTAACACATCTAAGCTCTTGGGTGGTTCCGAGTGGAAGATCCAGCGCAAGGATGATAAAGGCGGGTGGACTGATGCCTACACCGTTGTTGATAATGCCACTGATCAGCTCAAGGATAAGCAGCTGAAGGATGAAGACTCTGACGAAGGAAAGTTCAAGGTAACCATCCCAACAGGTGACTACCGTCTTGTCGAGACCAAGGCTCCGCAGGGCTACATCATCTCTGAGGAGCTCAAGCAAGGTAAGGAATTCTCTCTCACTCGTGAGAATCTCTCCACGAACCTTTCCTTGGGAAATTGCGTGAATGACAAGGTGGAGTCGGACGTCACATGGACGAAGGTCGATGCAGAGGATAAGGCTAAGGTATTGGCCGGTTCTGAGTGGATCTTGACACCGCTGAATTCTGATAATTCACTCGATGAGGACAACAAGATCGTCATCGTGGATAACGGAAAGAACGATGCCGACGACCGCGATGGTTACCTCAAGGTAGAGAAGCTTGGTGGTGGCAAGTACGAGCTCAAGGAGACGAAGGCTCCGGAAGGCTATATCGCTGCAGACAAGACCTGGACCGTTGAGGTTAACGCCGAAACGGTCGGCAAGGTCATCGAGCTCGACCCGGTGGAGAACAAGCCCATCAAGGGCGCGGTCTCTTGGACCAAGGTCCAGGCAGATAAGACCACCTTGCTTGCTGGCTCTGAGTGGTCGCTGGTGCAGGTCGATGACAAGGACCAGCCCATCAAGGGTACTGAACTTGAAGTCACCGACTGTGAGCAGGCGGACTGTGCAGGCCCTGACGCTGATCAAACGCCAGGCAAGTTCCTTGTCAAGGATCTGAAGGCCGGAAAGTACAAGTTGGTGGAATCCAAGGCACCGGCTGGTTACAAGCTGGATGCCACAGAACACTATTTCGAAATTAAAGATGATGGAACCAGTGAGGAGGTTGTAGTGGCCGGATCGTTTGTTAACGAACTTGGTAAAGGCATTGAGCTGCCACTAACCGGCGGACGAGGTGCGTACCTGTACCAACTCCTCGGTGCGCTCCTCGGGGTTCTAGCGGCAGCGATGGGAGGCGCGCATGTAATGCGACGTCGTAACAGCTAATCGCTCAAACTACAAAGCCTCCCATGGCTTTTAATTCCCCTAATCAAATCTCTTACCCCCTTTCCACAGTGGAAAGAGGGGTCCGAAAGGAAATTAATATGCGTGTAAAGAGCACCACGATCGGCCGTCGTCTGGCCTGCGCGCTCGGCGCCTCTGCTCTCATTGTCACCGGTGCTGGCTTCGCTGCTCCGACTGCTCTCGGTGAGGAGCCGACTGCGGAGTCCTCCCAGACTGCTGAACTCGGCAACATTGACTTCACCAAAAAGGGCAGCCTCACCATCAAGAAGCACCTGCACCAGGACGGCACCTCCGCTGTAGGTGACCCGGCCACCGGTGTCTACGAAGGTAAGCCGGCCGAGGGCATTGATGGCGTTGAGTTCACCATCTACAAGATCAAGGACATTGATCTCTCCAAGAATGAGGACTGGGAAAAGGTAAACTCCTACAAGATCCCGGCGGACCCGGAGGCTGATTCAAACCTTGTGAAGGTTAAGACCGTGACCACCGAGGGCGGTGGCGTAGCTACGCTCAAGGACCTTGACCTCGCTGCCTACGTCGTCGTTGAGACCAATGCTCCAGCTGACATCATTGACCGCGCAGCGCCGTTCGTTGTCACCCTGCCTT
Protein-coding regions in this window:
- the leuA gene encoding 2-isopropylmalate synthase, with protein sequence MSPNDSFISAPREITTPAGPRNDNQPAWNKQRGSSMPVHRYQSFAEEVEPVSLPDRTWPDKKITVAPQWCVVDLRDGNQALIDPMSPERKHRMFDLLVKMGYKEIEVGFPSASQTDFDFVREIIEGNKIPEDVTIQVLVQAREHLIRRTFEACQGAKNVIVHFYNSTSKLQRRVVFRKDRPAIKKLATDAAELIKSIAKDYPDTNWRWEYSPESFTGTELDFAVEVCDAVVDIMEATPENPMIINLPSTVEMISPNVYADQIEWMHRNFARRDSIIMSLHPHNDRGEGIAAAELGYMAGADRIEGCLFGNGERTGNVDIVTLGLNMLTQGVDPQIDFSDLPKIRETVEYCNQLRVPERHPYGGELVFTAFSGSHQDAINKGLDALAQEVRPGANNTEVSWEELQETTWEVPYLPIDPKDVGRDYQAVIRVNSQSGKGGVAYIMKTDHGINMPRAMQAEFSSVVQAVTDAEGGEVNSKNMWDIFANEFLERTSPLELVSFQVDNSTTEDEDAKVTATIAFNGEKRIVSGIGNGPIAAYANALEDVGIDFEVIDYSQQSRTSGDDAEAACYIAAEVNGAQVWGAGIAGSTTRASINAITSAVNRAD
- a CDS encoding DMT family transporter encodes the protein MLSNLVAVAFALASALVVAWGTVIRHRIVLDASSRSVMRTAMRTPLWWIGTGAAVVAYALQLIALHFGTLLIVQPILVLSLMFTLPLAAWYSRRPMPAREIFWCLALTIAVSVMVVYGRPTAGLTTPTWSQWWPAFALGALTLTALFVAAYNRPEESALALGSACGILYGYVALVAKAVVDVLSHQGIAALLASWELYVLIGLAAAGTVIQQYSFHAGALAHSLPAMTIMEPIVAFGLGYWVLGEKFQVSSVAGWCVMGASLIIMIVATIVLSRIPVNPGSTQRAEQSPR
- a CDS encoding aspartate-semialdehyde dehydrogenase, whose protein sequence is MTTVAVVGATGQVGRVMRTLLEERNFPADTVRFFASARSAGQELTFREEKIVVEDLAEQTVESLAGIDVAVFSAGGATSKEYAPLFAEAGAIVVDNSSAWRKDPDVPLIVSEVNPQEKGNTPKGIIANPNCTTMAIMPVTKALHDAAGLTTMRVASYQAVSGSGLAGVETLVKQVASIGDRSVELVHDGSALEVSEEDLGPYVAPIAYNALPLAGNLVDDGTEETDEEQKLRNESRKILGIPELKVSGTCVRIPVFTGHTMVVHAEFEKPITPDQAREVLSSAPGVKVVDVPTPLAAAGIDLSLVGRIRQDQTVEENKGLIFVVSGDNLRKGAALNTIQIAELLV
- a CDS encoding mannosyltransferase family protein, whose product is MIGVHEENSTKTTPEPGADTEVEGASSAPSSPAGAQGRLALLPVAVLVAVVGTAVRITVLSVIAGVNEQEMWGRLTAWDSKYYLEIARAGYFDADINTDGPVHEITMAFFPGFPLLLRVLGWTGISLEIAALIVNTLLTAVMAAGVMVLARRVGAQRRGQCAAALVVSSAPMSIVFSMPYTEALFGALVVWGLIALDDRAWWRAAAFGFALSFVRLTSVDFLAVFALWALIYGRRSWQAWLGLVVAALPLPAYLLWTQRYLADAGGYFGIQTEHWNSTFDGGAATVQFVWETLTENNDVGYLLTTLVIVGVPVLLLAAWGRVTPVAWWFSAALCANVLLSDGIMHSRPRLLLPAIILILPWVVRAASALRPRVLWAACGAWVLWSAWFSAYMLVVFEWAI
- a CDS encoding aspartate kinase — its product is MALVVQKYGGSSLESAERIRAVAERIVATKKQGNDVVVVCSAMGDTTDELLDLAAQVNPVPPQREMDMLLTAGERISNALVAMAVESLGAQAQSFTGSQAGVLTTERHGNARIVDVTPGRLTEALEESKICIVAGFQGVNKESRDVTTLGRGGSDTTAVALAAALKADVCEIYSDVDGVYTADPRIVHNAKKLDQLSFEEMLELAAVGSKILVLRSVEYARAFNVPLRVRSSYSTDPGTLIAGSMEDIPVEEAVLTGIATDRSEAKVTVLGIPDRPGEAAKVFRAIADAEINIDMVLQNVSSLESGTTDITFTCPRSDGPKAMEILAKLKEEGHWANVLYDDQVGKVSLVGAGMKSHPGVTADFTEALRDAGVNMELISTSEIRISVLTREADLDKAAIALHEKFQLGGEEEATVYAGTGR